The proteins below come from a single Zea mays cultivar B73 chromosome 8, Zm-B73-REFERENCE-NAM-5.0, whole genome shotgun sequence genomic window:
- the LOC100282971 gene encoding Probable indole-3-pyruvate monooxygenase YUCCA10 — protein MAAVAEEEVIVVGAGQSGLAVAACLSLRGVRALVLERDDCVGSLWRKRAYDRLHLHLTKKYCALPHAPHPAEAPAYLHRDDFARYLDGYAARFAVRPRLRREVRSARYDPASARWEVEAVDLGTGQAERYAARFLVVASGENAEKFLPEVPGLEAFPGQVMHAVEYRSAEGMRGKAVLVVGSGNSGMEIAYDLAAAGAVTSIVVRGELHLVTKEIWNVAMTLYPYLPVWVIDKLVLLMCAVVFGDTSRHGLRRPAIGPFTMKLTTPGYPVVDVGTYAKIRSGEIRVLPAAVKSVRGNVVEFGDGSRHPFDAIVFATGYRSTVRRWLKSEDGLVGDDGMAARSYPEHWKGDHGLYCAGMVRRGIYGSCEDAELIAADISKLLHPKQEQGNGV, from the exons ATGGCTGcggtggcggaggaggaggtgATCGTCGTCGGCGCGGGGCAGTCGGGGCTAGCggtggcggcgtgcctgtccctgCGCGGCGTGCGGGCGCTGGTCCTGGAGCGCGACGACTGCGTGGGGTCGCTGTGGCGGAAGCGCGCCTACgaccgcctccacctccacctcaccAAGAAGTACTGCGCGCTGCCGCACGCGCCGCACCCGGCCGAGGCCCCCGCGTACCTGCACCGCGACGACTTCGCGCGGTACCTGGACGGGTACGCCGCGCGGTTCGCCGTCCGCCCGCGCCTCCGCCGCGAGGTCCGGTCGGCGCGGTACGACCCCGCGAGCGCGCGGTGGGAGGTGGAGGCCGTGGACCTCGGCACGGGCCAGGCCGAGCGGTACGCGGCGAGGTTCCTGGTGGTCGCGTCCGGGGAGAACGCCGAGAAGTTCCTGCCGGAGGTGCCTGGGCTGGAGGCGTTCCCCGGCCAGGTGATGCACGCAGTGGAGTACCGGTCGGCCGAGGGGATGCGCGGGAAGGCCGTGCTCGTCGTGGGGTCGGGCAACTCCGGCATGGAGATCGCCTACGACCTCGCCGCCGCCGGCGCCGTCACCTCCATCGTCGTCCGAGGCGAG CTCCACCTGGTGACCAAGGAGATCTGGAACGTGGCGATGACGCTGTACCCGTACCTGCCCGTGTGGGTCATAGACAAGCTGGTGCTGCTCATGTGCGCCGTGGTGTTCGGCGACACGTCCCGGCACGGCCTCCGCCGCCCCGCCATCGGGCCCTTCACCATGAAGCTCACCACCCCGGGCTACCCCGTCGTGGACGTCGGCACCTACGCCAAGATCAGGAGCGGCGAGATCCGGGTGCTCCCCGCCGCCGTCAAGAGCGTCCGCGGGAACGTCGTCGAGTTCGGGGACGGCAGCCGCCACCCTTTCGACGCCATCGTCTTCGCCACCGGCTACCGGAGCACTGTCAGGCGGTGGCTCAAG AGCGAGGACGGGCTGGTCGGTGACGACGGGATGGCGGCGCGGAGCTACCCGGAGCACTGGAAGGGGGACCACGGGCTGTACTGCGCGGGGATGGTGCGGAGGGGCATCTACGGCAGCTGCGAGGACGCGGAGCTCATCGCCGCCGACATCAGCAAGCTGCTGCACCCCAAGCAGGAGCAGGGCAACGGCGTCTAG